Within Babylonia areolata isolate BAREFJ2019XMU chromosome 3, ASM4173473v1, whole genome shotgun sequence, the genomic segment atctttttcttctttatttttaatgTGGTAAATTAGAAGGAGAAattaatataattaaaaaaaaaaaaaaaaaggaaacaaagtatACATTGGAAAcgaaatataaacaaacaaaacataaacaaacaactggCCATAATGTAAGCAaacaaatgatattattattaatcaGGAGAGGACAAATATTTCCCAGTTATGTTTGGTAGAATTCTGTTAACTTAAGACTTTTTCAAAATCTGATTATCTCCCATTCTTGCCATGCCAAACTACTGTAAACATTATCTCAAATTATCAAAGGGAAATATTTCACAGGGAATCAGCTTGAAAACAGAAATGGACAAAACAGGTTTGGAACTACTTCTAGTTATACTTGACAAATTCAACCcaattggaaaaaaaaccaaaaacatatgaaaaaacaacaataagaaaaaaacaaaaaaaacccactgccaAATCCACGCAAAGTGGACTTAGTAATCTTAGACACACCAAAAATTCAAGAGTcaataaattttttaaaagtcTATTTCAGTATTTCATAAAATGTGGCATAAAACCTGACATTTTCTTAGCCTACAATGACAATGACATACACTGAATATTGCACAAGGACACGTCCACCTCTAAGAATACATGTGTATGATATCACTATTGGAGATGTATGCACTTGCATGAATATTATGTGTGCAAGTATGACTAATTCATGTCCATATATATGGGTGTGTATCAGAACACATGTATAACATGTCAACACGGGCACACATAAAACTTCACAAATGTCTCTTAACTGTACCTTTTCCTTCTTCATCGAAACAGGCAAAGGCATTCTTGATGACATCTTCAGGATCGGTGCCGTTCAGCTTGTCACCAAACATGGTGAGGAACATGGTGAAGTTGATGGGGCCTGGTGCTgcgttcatcatctcatccagcTGTGCCTCTGTTGGGTTTTTACCTGAACACACAGTCCACAAATGGACTGCACTTCTACACACGTCTTGTTCATAGTGTCCAATGTATACGTTGACTAATTCTGATTTGTACACATTTTATTCAACTCTCCAAACTGCCAACTACTGCCATTACTCTGCAGCACAATGTGTTACAACTgggatttgaatttttttttttttaaacaaccaaaaaacaacaacattgctatGGCAGTATACAATGGTATTTGATTATTAAATATATGTTATAAATACATATGAATGTTCATGTTCTTCTTGATCAAATTTAATTATTAAACTGGTCTGAagcttgtactttttttttctctctaccttcACAAATACTAATTTGTTAAATCTAAGAAATTGATACCCAAAAttatttttgaaagaaaaaaaaacaaaaaaactttctaaataattttttttttttttttcataattctaGTTCAGTTTGGTTCTGAGACAATTATAAAAGGGTGTATTCATTCTGTAAAAATATATAATATTCATAAGGAAGCTTTATCAGCTCATCTACTTCAGGTGGAAAAATATGTCCAGTTTAAGCAGTTCAGTGCCAGAATTTtgtacccaacaacaacaacaaaatgttttctCCCCTTGCAAGGCAATTTTGATGATTCAAGGGAAATAATTCTTAAAATTGCAGTTCAAAATCTATTGGAACTACAGAAgagtaaacatttttgtgaaggaaaatgaatatgGATTCTGAATCTGGGTTTCCCCACCAATTCTATTTccaagtctatttccacctctacagaatgacatccaaaaagaaaaggaacaaaatgCAGCTGGAAAAAGCGTACTTATTGTCAGATTACATCTGTAGAAGTAAACAAAACAGGTAATATGTttatgataataatcacaatgCTTGTAGacatgtaaatgaataaatgttcaAGCACTGACAAAGGTGGATTCAGACAAGATACAAAAAAAtcaatcatgttctcagaaactgagcagtcAAGCTTTTCTTTTTGACATCTAAGAGCATACCCATTTTAGAGGGGGAAGCTCTTTGATGATACTCCTCCCCTCCTGGCTGCAACTGAGCCAAAAAGGGTCTGCTGTGTATCCTGCATCCTCTACAAAGAAGTCGGTCAACTAATCAATgataaaaagtgtgaaaaaataaaaatgtgattcccattcctttttgtttcatgaaaattgtggatattgcctgtTGTTCATTTCCTGCTAGCTAGATGACCACTGTGAATGAAGTTCACTGATGGTCATTGCCCCGCCTCCTTTCCATGCCCTCTGTCTGGTCTTTGACCTATCATtttacaccactcctctctctctcctccccctcttctctgaTCTCAAATTGTGCGAATGTAATGCCCCATAACTGTCAGTCATTGTCACCAGCTCAAATCTGATGTCTGTTTAGACAGGTGGGACAAACCAATGTGTCGAATattgctgtcagtttcatcactgtctttGTCATCTCGTTCAAGTCCAAACCAATCATCACACAAAATAGATACATCTCTCATTGTTATTACCATACATAACCATctgcatatgtggagtgatggcctagaggtaacgcgtctgcctaggaagcgagagaatctgagcgcgctggttcaaatcacggctcagccacccatattttctccccctccactagaccttgagtggtggtctggatgctagtcattcagatgagacgataaactgaggtcccatgtgcagcatgcacttagcacatgtaaaagaacccacgtcaacaaaagggttgttcctggcaaaattctgtagaaaaatccacttcgataggaaaaacaaataaaactgcacacaggaaaaaatacaaaaaaatgggtggcactgtagtgtagtgacatctctccctggggagagcaacccaaatttcacacagagaaatcttgtgataaaaagaaaaccaaaaaaacaaccaccaaaaaacaccaaaaaaaccacaactggTCTCTTGACTGGGAccactgtccttttttttttttttttttttttttaacaaagtttCTGACACCCATTTTGCATTTGATGCAAAGCCACTTTTAACCCACATAAAACTAACTGTTCATTGAATCAAACTCctatgaaggaaaaatcagaatagatgcaggacatcagtgggcGTCTtgtaggcactatggcaacatttTGTTTAGGATTTAAACTGATGTCTTTATATAGTTATACACACTatggatttaaaaaaatcatttagtACAGTAAATAAGTGCTTAAGATCAAGCTGGACATTTTCAAACAGTTCTTTGAGTGGAACTGGAAAAGAAATTGAAATCATATCCAGACAACCAAAGCTCTTGAAAACAGTTTCCTGAAAAGAAGAAACGAACACCCAggaagagataataataataataataataataaaagtatttatatggcactgaatcttgtgcagagacaaatcaaagacaccagtcattcacacacaagcagaaCTCTATTTAGAAAAAAAGAGATCTAATTCTAAGATAACATAAACTTCAATataaaaaacaaagtgaaatatcACACATACTGAGTAGCAAATCAGCACAAGTACAATGGTAGTTTCACACAGTATTTGTTGCGATTTACAAAATGAACTTTCATATTACTTTTTTGATTAACTAAAGTACACTTTTAATTAAGTTTTAAGTTGTAGTTTAGTCAGGGTTTCATCTGTGCTGACCAAAAATCAAAACCATTATTAAGACTCCCCCAAATaatcctatcataatgataaaatGCTCAATGATGAGcttccttttgtctttctttgatAATGACACTTTCTCACCCTGTGCCTGTTGTTCAATTTTGGTGACATTTTCTTCAACAAAAAAAGTTcagtcttgtcacacacacacacacattccacacacaaatgtataccgatgagagagagataaatggtaCTTGGTAGGAAAGAGAatggaatgacagaaagagagaaaatggccTCACCAAGTGATGCAAGCATGTCTCCTAAATCCTCCTTGTCAATAAAACCATCACGGTTCTGGTCGATCATATTGAAGGCTTCTTTGAACTCCTGGATCTGGGACTGGTCAAACATGGCAAAGACATTGGAAGTCGCACGCTGGGCGCGCTTCTTGGTGGTCTTCCCCTTTGCTTTGCGGCTGGACATTTTGCTGGTTTGTGTGGACACGTCTGTAACAGAGCAATCCTATGACAATAGAAGAAAACAATGAGATACTTTGTGAGCCCCACCATGGCTACCAGTTTACATAAAAAGTCTATTTACATCAGGAGGCTATTTTACCTATGATGCCTAATTGCTAACCTACTAATACTTAAACTGTACAAGGGCACCAAGTGATGTGGTTAGGTGAGAGAACTTTTCAAGTATATAACGAGAACAgcaaaaatattttttcttttaaatgggtATCCATGGGAAAAAATAAGTGGAGCAAAACAATGAATAAGAAATGTGTTCTGACATGAAATGCATAGCCATAGTGCCCATACATAGTTCTAATACCACAACATGTCTAGTTTCAAATTGAAAAACAAATCTGTGGGCTACAGTTACTGGGTCAATGCaagaagattttgttttttttcaatgcaagttccttggcaataaaaaaaaaattgctgttcCTGTGCTGCAAAATCATTCATTCAGTGAATGTAAAGTTATATATTCAAAATGCAAcatgaaataaaaactaaaaGAGTTACAGCCTAAGTTCAAACTAAAATTTGTGAAAGACATTCAATTTAATTATATTTTAACCCTTTGCCACACCTTAACTGCATTTAGTCCACCGGTCTCCAACTtagcctccctcccccttctccgtcCCCACCCTTTTGACCCGATAGGTAGACTGGTCAAACGGACTACGAGAATGGTCCGAAGGCTTGAATGCAAACAGACCTGAAAATAGTTGGCATAACTTATTTGAACTTAATCCAGAACACAATGCATAAtgtacagacccccccccccctcccccacaaagaCTGGGTCGGCGAACTCTTATCAAAGACCGGTTGCATTGTATGCGGATGATTCATACAACACATCGTTTGTCTGATAGTGATACACTCCAATGCACGACAAGAATCCGACTCGGAAGTGGCAGACGAGTCCTGTGCGAAGTTGACGGTCAACTGCGAGGATCGCTCGCAGTAAGACAATGGTTTTCAAGATGTAATCAGCAAAACGCCATAACTCGCGAGTACATGCAAAATGCACACCATAATTAGAGGCAAAACACTCCCTGAAAACTGTTATTTTCGAAATCATTATGCACAAGCCCACCTGTTTCAAACTGGTATGCTGTCAGCTCCCCTGCTGCCGTTCCCTTTCCTTAGCGCATGCGCACTATGGTCAATGACTCATTTCCGGGGAAATCCTGGCACATAAATTCGAAAGTAGCAGGTATTGTGTTGTGCCGTTTTatattttatcacaacatatttctctgtgtttgatTCGAGCTGCTctacccggggagagcgcgtcgctacagtcacctttaccccctctctttttcctgctaataagtgtatttgtttttatctgtgtgtcaCCGACCGGACCAGAGTACCGGCCGGCCGTGGTGTCGGTACTGATTACTAGTGTCCCATCATTGATCTCATGATATATAATAGCAACAAAGGATGAGAGGTAAGGTATACAGTCATCGACTGAATGTGTCCGTTGCGCCAGTATCGATCACGAGGGCCATATTACACGTGGGCTAAAATGGTAAGCACATGCTTGGATGCCACAGACTCAGCCGGTGGTGGCCGCAGTAAAGTAAGTGTCAAGAAGAGCCCTTGAAAGCTGAGAAACACCGATACTGGTCGAAGTAACGCCCAAACTGGTGTTTGTAGTGAGCACGCCCTCTTACCTCAACATCCGGCAGGTCTTTGCTAATTTTTGCCATATCTCCTAGTCATTTTATGCATCCAAAACTGTGCAGAAAACAACTAACCAATGCCGGGTCTGAAGAATGGTCTGAGAGCTCGCGGTTTCACGGGCCCCCTTCCCGAGTTGTTCACTGAATATTAGTATACCTACAATGCCACAACTGCAAGCAGACTGCGCGCGTTGCGGGAGCACTGACTTTCTGGTTTGACTGGTTAACCACTGAGACGTGTGCAGTTTTCAGGTAAAAGAACCGAACGCCGCCGGGCTCTGAACCGGGCTCAGTGGAATCGACGCCGGTTCAGTTGCTACAGATAGGGGCTATCCAGTTCAAGTTACAGTGTGTCACCTGCAGTGTGTGATATAAATAAGTACCATTGACACAACTATATAATTCCACCCCTCTTGACACACTGAACCAAGTCTCCCCCTAGTTTGGAACACGGATCTCTGGCCTCATTGGACGCCGGGTGACTCACAAACATCCGGGACCGACTGACCCACCCCCTGGAGCAgtacaacgaaaccttcaccagAGAGATTGAGTTCCAAAGCAACTGAGTCCTGAGCAATAGACCTTGATTAATAAAGGGCACAACGACCTGTTAAACTCAACTTAGCCCACACATGATGTATGTTCGTAATTCGGTGCCGCGGGGCAGGTGGGACACGTGGGCGACATGCCGCATGGAGTCTTTTTCACTTCATCTCATATTCGTCTTCTCTGTGTATATCAGCAAGTCACGTCTACCCCCGGCTGTTTCCATAGCATGTTATGTTTGTGCCTGAATTTCTCATGTATTGTTTTAACAGCCTGTGTGCTGTTCCGAATATGTGATTCAGTGTAAGTCAATGGCAGCGCGTGTCACGgtacttgtcagtgtgtgtgtgtgtgtgtgtgggggggggggggggggggggattgggagtggggggaggggggtgggtggggggggggggcggagaggggtcacagtgtgtgtgtgtgtgtgtgtgcgcacaaacatatatgccggcatgcactcaaggcctacaaagcgcgttgggttatactactggtcacacatctgcttagcagatgtgtgtgtgtgtgtgtctgtggcagtgTGCCCGCGCGCCTCGCGCGCACATGTATTTGTTCCCAATTGCAAGACCggcttttgatgtgtgtgtgtgtgtgtgtgtgtgtgtgtgtgtgtgcgcgcgcgcgcgcacgtgcatttttttccattttcaaaaCTGGCTTttgattcgcgcgcgcgcgcgcgcgcgtgtgtgtgtgtgtgtgtgtgattggttcgGGAGAACAGCATTGTGTTTTCTGACCAATCGGCTGTCTGTTTACAAGTTCAACACGAGGATGGAGCAAGGCAAAATCTTTTGCAAGGTGATGAAGAAGCAAATGTGGCGGCGGCATATGTCTGTTTTCCATAGTGTATTTTgtcgtgattattattatcaattaggggtaatgtcctattttatcgtactgaattattgcacctattcaAACGAAAATTTTCGCATGTTTTGCAATGGAGGCGCTAAATCAgtgagaaatgacatgttgcgTGTCGTCGACCCTTCTgataagaaataaacaaactacgacgcgaaatgacccatGACATGAACTGAACCGACGATTTTGTTTACATCTTCATTGTTTGCAGGACCAAAAATGGAAAGAGCAAGATGGGAGCACGTTAGCTTAGTGACTCAGTGAATCCGCGTCATATTTGAGTAAAATAACGTTCAAAAtgagtcgaaaaccactgaaaactAATTTATTAATGGTAACAACGTTTCATCcgtgcacaaaaattgccggtgaaATAAGTGcctgaatttaggacgctaaaatactTTGGTGAATGCACGTCATGGTTGTTCAATGTGACTTGGTAAGTATGGTGTCAAGGTAAGTACCGAGAGTCGAAAGCACTGTCCTGTCTTTGTGCCACGCGGACAAAGACTACAGTTGGGTGTGTCAGGGAAAGCAGGGGGGTGTCACGGTTAGGAGAATCTTTCCCGGTATTCGTCACAACCTGAACTTGATATGGAATGACTTTATTTGAACAACAGATCGGTTGAGGTAAACTGGAAATGACTTTGCAAAGACACATTGAGAtactgcgtgcgcgcgtgttgttTGCGACGTGCGCGAACTGTGGGGAAGGAGAGTGCATTGCACTGAGTTGCCTTTGTGAGATTTTGAACTATGAAAGAGCGattcattatcattaattataTTGGTAACACTTACTGTCAGTTTCAGAATCTTTGAAGACACTTACGGAAACTTTTGAAGCcgatggaagggggaggagggggacagggagatgAAAGCATAAATTAGTCCAGACCtgaattattttgttttaaaattcaTTAAACTCATGTGGAATGGGCAGGCAAGGAATTTAACAATGCTGTATTCCAATGATTCCAATTATTTTTAATTAATGTTCTAAATCTCATAGTGACTGGAGTAAGGCGCGCGCAGGTGTACACcggcacacataattatgcataactttacaaacacacacacacacggtgtgtgtgtgtgtgtgtgtgtgtgtgtgtgtgtgtgcattcgaaaGTCTGGAAAGAGATGTTGAATCAAAATTGTACCTCAAAGGGgagcaggtctatgttcccccaggtatgAGCTCCCCCAAGTCtgttcccccaggtttatgttccccaggtctgtcaGTTTTTCTTCGGTAGTCAgcgtcattgtcatcgttatcagTAATCAGTCCTGGCTGTCAGGAACCATCTGCAACTTAACTAGTGGACACGAATTAGTCAAACTTCTGCACTCAAAGTAAAGAGAAACGGTGAgagcactgtgccttgtggtgcaGCAGTGTCTGTAAAAGAAACagtttaattttacaaactgggGCCTATTAGTAAGaaagtctaaaacccataaaatagtcggaaaagcgagtcccatgtgtaCAAGCTTCTTTGCTAAAAGGTGAGGTTGAAtggtattaaaagcactagaaaagtCAAAGAACATTCGGCGGACACACGTATTTTAATTATataggtgttcatagattttgttttGAGACAAACAGCATGATCTGTACTTCTGTTCCTTCTGTAGGCAAATTGCAAAGGATCTAAAATTGGTTTGACAGACTCATTCAAATGGACTTGTACCACTCTATCAAagactttcatcacagcagatgtcagtgctatTGGACGGAGATCATCCACACAATAAACATGTGTTTTCTTGGGTACAGGTATAATGCGGGAAGTTTTTTTCAGATAGAAGGTACTTTGCATTAAGAGACTGGTTAGAAATTGTTAAGATCAGGCGAGTTGAGCTGCTCagtattttaatgtatttgttcgcatatcaggaccaggtgctttgtttggCTTCACTCTTTTTAATTGTTGAAGCGCTTCCTCGTCAGAGACAACAATGCATtcgtcttatcatcatttaaacaAATCACTCAAATCCTGTCTTTCTGCGCTAAAATCACGaaatcaaaacaaacataaaagtaattcagtttgtttgcttctacaaatgatgataaaaaaaatttaatagtttcttttccccctttctaccGTTGTGTCCACTCATCAGTTTCTTCCCTTCTCACACCCCTTTTAGGTTGCAGCTGAATAAATTGTTTTCTATAGTTCGCTTATAGATTTCCCTGCCCAGTTGTAAGTATTTCTTAACCTGCCTTTGCGCAGAGTTTTGGACCTCccaagtccaaaaataccacaaaaatagacctgcatcaactgagttccgagatatcgccatttcaaatttggcactattttgtcagttcgcggcctgcaaaattggcgaaaaacggacatgtcggaataatgtgtatagcacatctttctgtatagttttggacctcccgagtcaaAAAATGCCACATAAATAgaactgcatcaactcagttccgagatatcggcatttcaaatttggcactattttgtcaggtcgcggcctgtaaaattggcgaaaaatggacatgtcggaataatgtgtgtagcacatctttctgtatagttttggacctcccgagtcaaaaaatacaaaaaaatagacctgaatcaactcagttccgagatatggGCATTTGAATTTTGGCACTATTTTGTCACGTCacagcctgcaaaattggcgaaaaatggacttGTCTGGATAATCTgtatagcacatctttctgtatagttttggacctcccgagtccaaaaataccacataaatagatcTGCATCATCTCAGTTTGGAGATATCAGCATTTGAAATatggtactattttttcaggtcacgtCCTGCAAAATTTGCGAAAAATGGACTTGtctggataatgtgtgtagcacatctttctgtatagttttggacctcccgagtccaaaaataccacataaatagacctgcatcatcTCAGTATGGAGATATCGGCATTTGAAAtatggcactattttttcaggtcacggcctgcaaaattggcgaaaaatggactagtctggataatgtgtgtagcacacctttctgtatagttttggacctcccgagtccaaaaataccacataaatagtcCTACATCATCTCAGTTTGGAGATACcagcatttgaaatttggcactatttttttaggtcgcggcctgcaaaattggcgaaaaacgGACATtttggaataatgtgtgtagcacatctttctttatagttttggacctcccgagtccaaaaataccacaaaaatagacctgcatcaactcagttccgagatatcggcatttgaaatttggaCACTATTTTGtaaggtcgcggcctgcaaaattggcgaaaaatggacatgtcggaataatgtgtgtagcacatctttctgtatagttttagcacctcccgagtccaaaaataccgacataaatagacctgcatcaactcagttccgagatatcgccatttcaaatttggcactattttgtcaggtcgcggcctgcaaaattggcgaaaaatggacatgtcggaataatgtgtgtagcacatctttctgtatagttttggacctcccgagtccaaaaataccacaaaaatagacctgcatcaactcagttccgagatatccgcatttgaagttTGACACTATTttgtcaggtcgcggcctgcaaaattggcgaaaaatggacatgtcggaataatgtgtgaagcacatctttctgtatagttttggacctcccgagtccaaaaataccacaaaaatagacctgcatcaactcagttccgagatatcggcatttgaaatttggcactattttgtcaggtcgcggccttcaaaattggcgaaaaatggacatgtcggaataatgtgtgtagcacatctttctgcatAGTTTtgcacctcccgagtccaaaaataccacataaatagacctgcatcttctcagttccgagatatcgccatttcaaatttggcactattttgtcaggtcgcggcctgcaaaattgtcgaaaaatggacatgtcggaataatgtgtgtagcacatctttctgtatagttttggacctcccgagtccaaaaataccacaaaaatagacctgcatcaactcagttccgagatatccgcatttgaagttTGACACTATTTGTTCAGGTcggcggcctgcaaaatt encodes:
- the LOC143279783 gene encoding myosin regulatory light chain 12B-like isoform X1 produces the protein MCYVSTQTSKMSSRKAKGKTTKKRAQRATSNVFAMFDQSQIQEFKEAFNMIDQNRDGFIDKEDLGDMLASLGKNPTEAQLDEMMNAAPGPINFTMFLTMFGDKLNGTDPEDVIKNAFACFDEEGKGFIQEDRLRELLTTMGDRFTDDEVDEMFRDAPIKRGNFDYMEFTRILKYGKKEADE
- the LOC143279783 gene encoding myosin regulatory light chain 12B-like isoform X2 → MSSRKAKGKTTKKRAQRATSNVFAMFDQSQIQEFKEAFNMIDQNRDGFIDKEDLGDMLASLGKNPTEAQLDEMMNAAPGPINFTMFLTMFGDKLNGTDPEDVIKNAFACFDEEGKGFIQEDRLRELLTTMGDRFTDDEVDEMFRDAPIKRGNFDYMEFTRILKYGKKEADE